In Methylotenera versatilis 79, the DNA window AAATAATTTACCATTGGTGATTCCATGTCATCGTGTGGTGGCAAAAAATGGCCTCGGTGGATTTATGCAGGGCAGCAAAGATGGCACTAAAATTAAAAAATGGCTGCTTAAGCATGAAGGTGTGCAGATTAAATCCAGCCAAAAAGCAAAACCAGTAAAAGCAAAAGCCGTCAAAAAGGTGTCGTTAGTTTGAAAGACATGCCGACTTGAAAGATATTGCTACCAATAATGATGCCGATAAAAATAAAACAGAGATTAACGGCGCAAGCCAAATAGATACTTTTATTGATCATCTTTGGCTAGAAGATGGCTTATCTAAAAATACGTTAGAAAGCTACCGTGCCGATTTAAACCAATTTAATATTTGGCTAAACAAGCAAGAAGTTGACCTTCTCATAATCAGCCAAACGAATATTCAACAATATTTAGCGGTTAAGTTTCCACAAAGCAAACCACGCAGTATTACCCGATTAATTGCCAGCCTGCGGCGGTTTTATCGTTATGCATTGCGTGAGCATCTGATTGAAGTAGATCCAACGCTGCAAATCGAATCGCCCAAATTGCCACGCAGTTTACCCAAAAGTTTAAATGAGCAAGAAGTGTCCGATTTGCTGAATGCGCCTGATATTAATCAACACATTGGTTTGCGCGATAGGGCGATGTTGGAATTGCTCTATGCTAGCGGCCTGCGCGTTTCAGAGTTGGTGACGGTTAACGTGAATGAAGTCAGCACGCAAGATGGCGTGGTGCGCGTGACGGGTAAAGGTAGCAAAACGCGCTTGGTGCCGATGGGCGAAGAAGCGGCGGATTGGATCGACAAATACCTCAAATATGCGCGACCAGAAATTTTGCAGAAACGGGTGTGCGATGCCTTATTTGTGACGAATCGTGCCGAAATGATGACGCGCCAAGCGTTTTGGTATTTGATTAAACGTTATGCGTTAATCGCTGGCATCACTAAACACATGAGCCCGCATGTATTGCGTCATGCATTTGCCACACATTTGCTTAATCACGGCGCAGATTTGCGCGTAGTGCAGATGCTACTGGGACATTCGGATATTTCGACAACGCAGATTTATACGCATGTGGCGCGGGAGCGTTTAAAACAATTACATTCAGTGCATCATCCACGCGGTTAGTTGGGACTTAACACATTATTTTGGTCGAAATTTTCAATCACTGTATTTTCAATTACGGTGCCGCTATCCCAAGCATCCACAATTTCTTTGGCTTTTGCATAATCTGAATCGCTCACGTTTACGGTGACTAAGCCAATAGCGGGTATTTCACCAACTCCGCCTTGGAGGTAGTCGCCGAAAACATAGGCGGGAATTTCTTGT includes these proteins:
- the xerD gene encoding site-specific tyrosine recombinase XerD, which translates into the protein MATNNDADKNKTEINGASQIDTFIDHLWLEDGLSKNTLESYRADLNQFNIWLNKQEVDLLIISQTNIQQYLAVKFPQSKPRSITRLIASLRRFYRYALREHLIEVDPTLQIESPKLPRSLPKSLNEQEVSDLLNAPDINQHIGLRDRAMLELLYASGLRVSELVTVNVNEVSTQDGVVRVTGKGSKTRLVPMGEEAADWIDKYLKYARPEILQKRVCDALFVTNRAEMMTRQAFWYLIKRYALIAGITKHMSPHVLRHAFATHLLNHGADLRVVQMLLGHSDISTTQIYTHVARERLKQLHSVHHPRG
- a CDS encoding putative signal transducing protein, which translates into the protein MIVIYNAANSIEAYLIKNLLEQQEIPAYVFGDYLQGGVGEIPAIGLVTVNVSDSDYAKAKEIVDAWDSGTVIENTVIENFDQNNVLSPN